A single genomic interval of Granulicella tundricola MP5ACTX9 harbors:
- the mutM gene encoding bifunctional DNA-formamidopyrimidine glycosylase/DNA-(apurinic or apyrimidinic site) lyase: protein MPELPEVETVANGVHDRVHGQRIDSVWTSGKPQTFKSPETEIAEVLTGARIDRVRRIGKTVVADLTRSSGETAQFLVHLGMTGRLLVSHPEVPLPPHTHAVLGLSGGNELRFVDARRFGRLSVVHEAYGGPGAEPLTINEEDFIALFKGRKLAIKAALLNQSLLHGVGNIYADESLFRAKIRPRRQAGKLTRDELKRLRTALIEVLRHAIKLGGSSVSDYVDADGVRGFFQLEHKVYGRAGETCKDCGTALKKIIVGGRTTVYCPTCQH, encoded by the coding sequence ATGCCTGAGCTTCCCGAGGTCGAAACCGTTGCGAACGGAGTCCATGACCGCGTCCACGGCCAGCGGATCGACTCCGTCTGGACCAGCGGCAAACCTCAGACCTTCAAGAGCCCTGAGACGGAGATCGCAGAGGTCCTGACCGGTGCAAGGATCGACCGGGTTCGCCGGATCGGCAAGACCGTTGTGGCCGACCTCACTCGCTCCTCCGGCGAGACTGCACAGTTTCTGGTGCATCTGGGTATGACGGGGCGGCTGCTCGTCTCGCACCCGGAGGTTCCGCTGCCGCCGCACACGCATGCGGTGCTGGGGCTGAGCGGAGGCAATGAGCTTCGGTTCGTCGATGCGAGGCGGTTTGGGCGGCTTTCCGTGGTGCATGAGGCCTATGGCGGCCCGGGAGCCGAGCCACTCACCATTAACGAAGAAGACTTCATTGCGCTCTTCAAGGGGCGCAAACTCGCCATCAAGGCGGCGCTGCTCAACCAGTCTCTGCTGCATGGGGTCGGCAACATTTATGCCGATGAAAGCCTCTTCCGCGCCAAGATCCGCCCGCGAAGGCAAGCTGGGAAGCTCACTCGCGACGAACTCAAGCGGCTCCGAACTGCCTTGATCGAAGTTTTGCGCCATGCCATCAAGCTCGGCGGCTCCTCTGTCTCAGATTATGTGGACGCAGACGGAGTGCGTGGGTTCTTCCAGCTGGAACATAAGGTCTATGGCCGTGCCGGTGAGACATGCAAGGACTGTGGCACGGCGCTGAAGAAGATCATCGTAGGTGGCCGCACCACCGTCTACTGCCCCACCTGCCAACACTGA
- a CDS encoding dihydroorotase, with amino-acid sequence MSSVLISGGRVIDPANGLDALRDVLIRDGVIAGVESPGGFAGVEAQHLDAADCIVSPGFIDVHVHLREPGQTYKETIATGTAAAAAGGFTSVVAMPNTVPVNDTPESMAWMLDAARNPAIRLFAMPAVTEGSMGECLTDFAALAKAGAVGFTDDGKPVLHDAMMRAALLEAGRLGLVISQHAEDTRISPSSGINAGALAFRLGLRGMSVEAESSIVERDIRLLREIEKTDGVRAQLHVQHISTACALDAVRAAKAEGLHVTCEAAPHHFTLNENAIGNFCTNAKMNPPLRVEADRLAVIAGLLDGTVDCIATDHAPHARHEKEQEFERAPNGITGLETALGLALKVLHREHGASLTRIIELMSAAPAAIARLGNAGSLTSSKWGDVTVFDAGAEWTYSAAQTRSKSRNTPFDGVGMLGQVKATVVAGRIVFRA; translated from the coding sequence ATGAGTAGCGTATTGATTTCTGGCGGGCGGGTGATCGATCCGGCGAACGGTCTGGACGCCCTGCGCGATGTTTTGATCCGCGATGGTGTCATCGCTGGAGTCGAATCTCCGGGTGGTTTTGCTGGTGTTGAAGCACAGCACTTGGATGCTGCGGACTGCATCGTTTCACCCGGATTCATCGACGTCCACGTCCACCTGCGCGAGCCCGGCCAGACCTACAAGGAGACCATTGCCACCGGCACCGCAGCCGCGGCGGCTGGCGGATTTACTTCCGTCGTGGCCATGCCCAACACCGTTCCGGTGAATGACACGCCCGAATCCATGGCGTGGATGCTCGATGCCGCTCGCAATCCCGCAATCCGTCTCTTCGCCATGCCCGCGGTAACAGAGGGCAGCATGGGGGAATGCCTGACAGACTTTGCCGCGCTCGCCAAAGCCGGAGCAGTCGGCTTCACCGACGACGGCAAGCCCGTCCTGCACGATGCGATGATGCGCGCAGCCTTACTGGAAGCCGGTCGCCTCGGCCTCGTCATCTCGCAGCATGCGGAGGACACCCGCATCTCCCCGTCCTCCGGCATCAACGCCGGGGCGCTGGCGTTTCGCCTGGGGCTGCGCGGGATGTCGGTGGAGGCTGAAAGCTCCATCGTTGAACGAGATATACGGCTGCTGCGGGAGATTGAAAAGACAGATGGCGTACGCGCCCAACTGCACGTTCAACACATCTCCACCGCATGTGCGCTGGATGCCGTGCGAGCCGCCAAAGCGGAAGGTCTGCACGTCACCTGCGAGGCCGCCCCCCATCACTTCACGCTCAATGAGAATGCCATCGGCAACTTCTGCACCAACGCCAAGATGAACCCGCCGCTGCGCGTTGAGGCGGATCGCCTGGCCGTGATCGCCGGGCTGCTGGATGGCACGGTGGACTGCATCGCCACCGACCATGCGCCGCACGCACGCCACGAAAAGGAGCAGGAGTTCGAGCGCGCACCCAACGGCATCACCGGCCTGGAGACTGCACTGGGACTGGCGTTGAAGGTGCTGCACCGTGAACATGGCGCATCGTTGACGCGCATCATCGAACTCATGAGCGCGGCACCAGCGGCCATCGCACGGCTGGGTAATGCGGGGTCGCTCACTTCAAGCAAATGGGGCGACGTGACGGTCTTCGATGCGGGCGCGGAGTGGACCTACTCGGCCGCGCAGACGAGGTCGAAGTCGCGCAACACACCCTTCGATGGAGTAGGGATGCTTGGGCAGGTGAAGGCGACCGTCGTTGCGGGGCGTATCGTCTTTCGAGCGTGA
- a CDS encoding ROK family protein codes for MAKTIGVVLSERVLAGLVVDHKLDGPVRAFPEAADDESGLVEMHTESLIKTICEQVILVQNGHKDIAAVGVAMPGLMKAGVVEDSPNLPQLKGAHISELLSAELKNHGLDVPVHILNDADGVAAGLAAAQGKLDHFIRVWTLGVGIGYGRYPFAPGVWEGGHAVVTLDDKENYCGCGGRGHLEGIMGHRAMRLRFLDMEPEEVFAEAKKGPKGGPGGDDRCFQFKKLWHKALAAGTASSIHNEGPGKFFLTGFNSRFIDLPMLKDYIQQMVKMSPLQSYTLEIVNDDADIRVVGAAVAAELSLQG; via the coding sequence ATGGCGAAGACCATTGGGGTGGTGTTGTCGGAACGGGTATTGGCGGGGCTTGTGGTCGATCACAAGCTCGATGGACCGGTACGCGCGTTTCCGGAGGCGGCGGACGATGAGTCCGGCCTGGTGGAGATGCACACCGAAAGCCTGATCAAGACGATCTGTGAGCAGGTCATCCTCGTGCAGAACGGCCATAAAGATATTGCGGCGGTGGGTGTCGCGATGCCGGGGCTGATGAAGGCGGGGGTGGTGGAGGACTCGCCCAATCTGCCGCAGCTCAAGGGTGCGCATATCAGCGAACTGCTGTCCGCCGAGCTGAAGAATCATGGGCTCGACGTGCCGGTACATATTTTGAACGATGCCGATGGCGTTGCGGCCGGGCTCGCTGCGGCGCAGGGCAAGCTGGATCACTTTATCCGGGTCTGGACGCTGGGCGTCGGGATTGGGTATGGGCGTTATCCGTTTGCGCCGGGCGTATGGGAGGGCGGACACGCCGTCGTCACGCTGGATGACAAGGAAAACTACTGCGGGTGCGGCGGACGAGGGCACCTCGAAGGCATCATGGGGCATCGCGCGATGCGTCTGCGCTTCCTGGATATGGAGCCGGAAGAGGTCTTTGCAGAAGCGAAGAAGGGTCCGAAGGGCGGTCCGGGCGGAGATGACCGCTGCTTCCAGTTCAAGAAGCTGTGGCACAAGGCGTTGGCTGCAGGGACGGCGAGTTCAATCCACAACGAGGGACCGGGCAAGTTCTTTCTGACCGGCTTCAACTCCCGCTTCATCGATCTGCCAATGCTGAAGGACTACATCCAGCAGATGGTGAAGATGAGCCCGCTGCAAAGCTATACGCTGGAGATCGTGAACGACGACGCGGATATTCGGGTGGTGGGAGCTGCGGTGGCTGCGGAGCTTTCTTTGCAGGGCTAG
- the sthA gene encoding Si-specific NAD(P)(+) transhydrogenase, producing MSSVYDLIVIGSGPAGQRAAIYASKLGKKVAVVEMREVVGGACINTGTIPSKTMREAVLHLSGYNYKSIYGMNYRVKERITMADLAFRVQHVIKTEVDVTEAQLQRNNIEMFVGTASFEGTNDGITQVKVTNSRGATIYDAKNVLIATGTKPASSPKVPINGHSIVNSDLILELKNLPKTLIIVGGGVIGVEYTCMFSALGVRVTLIERRPRLLEFADQEIIEALSYHLRDSRVTMRMNEEVESVDEMPDGTVVANLESKKKVQGDALLYAVGRQGNVDELNLAAVGVESDSRGRIPVDKDFRTKVPTIFAVGDVIGFPSLASVSMEQGRIASARAFGDDTVLSNPSFYPYGIWTIPEISFLGKTEEQLTEEDVPYEVGVAYYREIARGQIRGDTTGRLKIIFHRMTHAILGIHIIGEGASELVHIGQAVMSLGGKLDYFVETVFNYPTLAECYKVAAFNGLNRVSKFE from the coding sequence ATGAGCAGTGTTTACGATCTGATCGTTATCGGTTCCGGCCCAGCAGGACAACGCGCGGCAATTTACGCGTCCAAACTGGGCAAAAAAGTCGCCGTCGTGGAGATGCGCGAGGTGGTAGGCGGTGCCTGTATCAACACCGGAACCATCCCGTCCAAGACCATGCGTGAGGCTGTTCTTCACCTCTCCGGCTACAACTACAAGTCCATCTACGGGATGAACTACCGGGTGAAGGAACGCATCACGATGGCCGACCTGGCCTTCCGGGTGCAGCACGTCATCAAGACCGAGGTGGACGTCACCGAGGCACAGCTTCAGCGCAATAACATCGAGATGTTCGTCGGCACGGCCAGCTTTGAAGGCACGAATGACGGCATCACCCAGGTTAAGGTCACGAACTCTCGCGGCGCGACCATCTACGACGCGAAGAATGTGCTGATTGCAACCGGGACGAAGCCAGCGAGCTCGCCGAAGGTGCCGATCAACGGTCACTCGATTGTGAACTCCGACCTGATCCTGGAGTTGAAGAATCTGCCGAAGACGCTGATTATCGTCGGCGGCGGTGTGATCGGGGTCGAGTACACCTGTATGTTCTCCGCGCTCGGCGTGCGGGTGACGCTGATCGAGCGGCGTCCGCGTCTGCTGGAGTTTGCGGACCAGGAGATCATTGAGGCGCTGAGCTACCACCTTCGCGATTCGCGCGTGACGATGCGCATGAATGAGGAAGTGGAAAGCGTCGACGAGATGCCCGATGGCACGGTCGTGGCGAATCTTGAATCGAAGAAGAAGGTTCAGGGCGATGCGCTCCTATACGCCGTAGGCCGCCAAGGCAATGTAGACGAGTTGAACCTGGCTGCAGTCGGGGTTGAATCGGACTCGCGCGGGCGTATTCCGGTCGATAAGGACTTCCGCACCAAGGTTCCGACGATCTTCGCCGTGGGTGATGTGATTGGCTTCCCGTCGTTGGCTTCGGTTTCGATGGAGCAGGGGCGGATCGCCAGTGCGCGTGCGTTCGGCGACGACACGGTTCTTTCCAACCCGAGCTTCTACCCGTACGGCATCTGGACGATTCCGGAGATCAGCTTCCTGGGCAAGACCGAGGAGCAGTTGACCGAGGAAGACGTGCCGTATGAGGTCGGCGTGGCGTACTATCGCGAGATCGCACGCGGACAGATTCGCGGCGATACGACCGGGCGGCTGAAGATCATCTTCCACCGGATGACGCATGCCATTCTGGGAATCCACATTATCGGCGAGGGCGCCAGCGAGTTGGTCCATATTGGGCAGGCCGTCATGTCTTTGGGCGGAAAGCTCGATTATTTCGTGGAAACCGTGTTCAACTACCCAACTCTGGCTGAATGTTATAAAGTTGCGGCGTTCAACGGTTTGAACCGCGTGAGCAAGTTCGAGTAA
- a CDS encoding type II toxin-antitoxin system YafQ family toxin, with the protein MLEVVMATRFRRDTKLMERRGLKMTKLREVIMLLAQEIELPVRYHDHLLSGSWKDHRECHVEPDWLLIYQLQEGQILFARTGTHADLFAK; encoded by the coding sequence ATGCTCGAAGTCGTTATGGCCACCAGATTTCGTCGTGATACGAAGCTCATGGAGCGCCGGGGCCTGAAGATGACCAAGCTGCGAGAGGTCATCATGCTCCTTGCCCAGGAGATTGAACTGCCCGTGCGATATCACGATCATCTCCTCAGCGGCAGCTGGAAAGATCATCGCGAATGCCACGTTGAGCCTGACTGGCTTCTGATCTATCAACTGCAGGAAGGCCAAATCCTTTTCGCGCGAACCGGAACCCATGCAGATCTTTTCGCAAAGTAA
- a CDS encoding adenylosuccinate synthase, with protein MSQSQPASKSQRQSAVILGAQWGDEGKGKIVDVLSEKFDVVARYAGGHNAGHTVIIHGRKFVLQLIPCGVLRPDCKGVIGNGVVLDPAAFLAEVKKLKDAGLPVDGQLFVSNRAQVILPYHRMIELAAETAPGRTPIGTTRRGIGPAYEDKIHRNGLRVADLLNSSLLRTHINNACHEKNTIAHALFGTEPLDPRAMYEEYVKLAEQLAPYVTDTAVMLNDAIDKGQNVMFEGAQGALLDIDHGTYPFVTSSSATAGGAVTGTGVGPTKIGTVIGVTKAYVTRVGEGPFPTEIDGHSADLLRARGQEYGAVTGRPRRCGWLDLPLLRYSNMINGTEWLVVTKMDVMDECAEIPVCTGYKIDGKVTDVIPADIRGFESIKPIYTTLKGWNCSTEGITEFDKLPQLAQDYLHFIERESNAKIGMVSTGPDRIQTMTMPEFDTLLGGVNVNGTVAG; from the coding sequence GTGAGCCAGTCTCAGCCTGCCAGCAAGTCCCAGCGTCAGTCCGCCGTCATCCTTGGAGCCCAGTGGGGCGATGAAGGCAAGGGCAAGATCGTCGATGTTCTCTCTGAAAAGTTCGATGTCGTCGCACGTTACGCCGGAGGCCACAACGCCGGCCACACGGTCATCATCCACGGCCGCAAGTTCGTCCTGCAACTGATCCCCTGCGGCGTCCTGCGCCCGGATTGCAAAGGCGTCATCGGCAACGGAGTCGTGCTGGACCCCGCAGCTTTCCTGGCCGAGGTCAAGAAGCTCAAGGACGCCGGTCTGCCGGTTGATGGACAGCTCTTCGTCTCCAACCGCGCGCAGGTGATCCTGCCCTATCACCGCATGATCGAGCTCGCCGCTGAGACTGCGCCTGGCCGCACCCCGATCGGCACCACCCGCCGCGGCATCGGCCCCGCGTATGAGGACAAGATCCATCGCAACGGTCTGCGGGTCGCCGACCTGCTCAACTCCTCGCTCCTGCGCACGCACATCAACAACGCCTGCCATGAGAAGAACACCATCGCCCACGCGTTGTTCGGCACGGAGCCGCTGGACCCGCGCGCCATGTATGAGGAGTACGTCAAGCTGGCCGAGCAGCTCGCCCCCTACGTCACCGACACCGCCGTCATGCTGAACGACGCCATCGACAAGGGTCAGAACGTCATGTTCGAAGGCGCGCAGGGTGCGCTGCTCGATATCGACCACGGCACCTATCCCTTCGTGACCAGCAGCTCTGCTACGGCTGGCGGCGCAGTCACCGGCACCGGTGTAGGCCCCACCAAGATCGGCACCGTGATCGGCGTGACCAAGGCTTACGTCACCCGCGTCGGCGAAGGCCCGTTCCCCACCGAGATCGACGGCCACTCCGCAGACCTGCTCCGCGCACGCGGACAGGAGTACGGCGCAGTCACCGGCCGCCCGCGCCGCTGCGGCTGGCTTGACCTGCCGTTGCTGCGCTACAGCAACATGATCAACGGGACCGAGTGGCTCGTCGTCACCAAGATGGACGTGATGGACGAGTGCGCGGAGATTCCCGTCTGCACCGGCTACAAGATCGACGGCAAGGTGACCGACGTCATCCCCGCCGACATCCGCGGCTTCGAGTCCATCAAACCCATCTACACGACGCTGAAGGGCTGGAACTGCTCGACCGAAGGCATCACGGAGTTCGATAAGCTGCCCCAGCTCGCACAGGACTACCTGCACTTCATCGAGCGCGAATCAAACGCGAAGATCGGCATGGTTTCAACCGGGCCGGACCGCATCCAGACCATGACCATGCCCGAGTTCGACACGCTGCTGGGCGGCGTCAACGTCAACGGAACCGTTGCCGGATGA
- a CDS encoding aspartate carbamoyltransferase catalytic subunit, protein MTTAAGYALGSLLTVDGLAVSEVSRILALTSHLEAMAPEERSQVLKGRRVALLFYESSTRTRTSFELAAKSLGATTTLVSDKSSSIEKGESLKDTGLTLRALGAECIILRHPAGGAPFVLAQTTGLPVLNAGDGMHQHPSQALLDLRTILSRLGRTDKPVDEHVLDGVTVTIAGDIRHSRVARSNAMLLPRLGARVLLCGPPELLPEEALGLGDGIEIVRDFDAALKRSQVVMMLRIQRERLAGLEIDLADYIIHYQLNEERLQAYAPRAVVMHPGPMIRGLEIQGEVADSAQSAIEEQVRHGQAVRAALLVRALEQA, encoded by the coding sequence ATGACGACGGCCGCCGGCTATGCGTTGGGGTCTTTGCTGACGGTCGATGGACTGGCCGTCAGTGAGGTCAGCCGCATTCTTGCGCTGACCTCGCACCTGGAGGCGATGGCTCCCGAGGAGCGATCGCAGGTTCTAAAGGGCCGCCGCGTGGCTCTGCTGTTTTACGAGTCCAGCACCCGTACCCGCACCAGCTTTGAGCTTGCAGCCAAATCACTCGGCGCGACAACTACGTTGGTCTCGGACAAGAGTTCCTCGATTGAAAAAGGCGAGAGCCTGAAGGATACCGGGCTTACTCTGCGAGCGCTGGGCGCGGAGTGCATCATCCTGCGGCATCCCGCCGGCGGGGCTCCGTTTGTGCTGGCGCAGACGACTGGGCTGCCCGTGTTAAATGCGGGCGACGGCATGCACCAGCATCCCTCGCAGGCGCTGCTTGATCTGCGGACGATTCTCTCGCGGCTAGGACGCACGGACAAACCAGTGGATGAGCATGTCCTGGATGGCGTCACCGTGACGATCGCCGGAGACATTCGCCACAGCCGTGTCGCTCGCTCAAACGCGATGCTGCTACCTCGTCTCGGTGCGCGAGTGTTGTTATGCGGCCCTCCGGAGCTTCTGCCGGAAGAAGCGCTGGGACTGGGCGATGGCATTGAGATTGTGCGCGACTTTGATGCAGCGCTGAAGCGCTCACAGGTCGTCATGATGCTGCGGATTCAGCGCGAACGGCTGGCTGGGCTGGAGATCGATCTTGCCGATTACATCATCCACTACCAGTTGAATGAAGAGCGGCTTCAGGCCTATGCGCCTCGCGCCGTCGTGATGCATCCAGGGCCGATGATTCGTGGGCTTGAGATTCAGGGCGAGGTCGCTGATTCCGCGCAGTCAGCCATTGAAGAGCAGGTCCGGCATGGGCAGGCCGTAAGGGCGGCGTTGCTGGTCCGCGCGCTTGAGCAGGCCTAA
- a CDS encoding TIGR03435 family protein, with amino-acid sequence MVRWIAVSGLVMGSLGLGAQGTVAGKAEPFEVATIKLVDPGERAGRFIRMEGDHRFIGKNYTLKLLIAAAYELNPKTISGGPGWVTEDHYDVVAVTPGEKKPSRDQQMAMLRLLISERFALKFHREQKEFSIYELSRAKGGSKLKASTQAPDEAPQTISTVYPQKIKMPARNVSMGDFASVLQRAILDRPVVDKTGLTGRYDFDLEWAPDETQLSGDIPAAPADSPSPPLFTAVQEQLGLKLEETKGMVNALVIDGAHRPLEN; translated from the coding sequence ATGGTGAGATGGATCGCGGTCTCGGGGTTGGTGATGGGAAGCCTGGGGTTGGGCGCGCAGGGGACGGTTGCGGGTAAGGCGGAGCCGTTTGAGGTGGCGACGATCAAGCTGGTCGATCCGGGGGAGCGGGCGGGGCGGTTTATTCGGATGGAGGGCGACCACCGGTTCATCGGGAAAAACTACACGCTGAAGCTGCTGATTGCGGCGGCGTATGAGCTGAATCCGAAGACGATCTCCGGTGGGCCGGGGTGGGTGACGGAGGATCATTACGACGTCGTCGCGGTGACGCCGGGGGAGAAGAAGCCGAGCCGCGATCAGCAGATGGCGATGCTTCGGCTGTTGATTTCGGAGCGGTTTGCGCTGAAGTTTCATCGGGAGCAGAAGGAGTTTTCGATCTACGAGCTGAGCCGGGCGAAGGGTGGGTCGAAGCTGAAGGCGAGCACACAGGCCCCGGACGAGGCTCCGCAGACGATCAGCACGGTGTATCCGCAGAAGATCAAGATGCCGGCGCGGAATGTGAGTATGGGGGACTTTGCTTCGGTGTTGCAGCGGGCGATCCTGGACCGGCCCGTCGTCGATAAGACGGGGCTGACCGGGCGGTACGACTTCGACCTGGAATGGGCTCCGGATGAGACGCAGTTGAGCGGGGATATTCCTGCGGCACCGGCTGATTCTCCGAGTCCTCCTCTGTTTACCGCCGTGCAGGAGCAGCTTGGGTTGAAGCTTGAGGAGACGAAGGGGATGGTGAATGCGCTGGTGATCGATGGGGCGCACCGGCCTTTGGAGAATTGA
- a CDS encoding GNAT family N-acetyltransferase, with product MLPELTTERLILRPLQLEDAARTQLLFPHWEIVQHLNAVVPWPYPPDGAFTFYRDSALPAIARNEEWHWTLRLKSDPALHIGSICLTRAAEENRGFWLGQPWQGQGLMTEAAEAVTEYWFEVLGMPTLRTKKAAANLASRKISERLGMRFVGLQEHDFVAGRLPAETWEITREEWKQQRAAQY from the coding sequence ATGCTGCCTGAGCTCACAACGGAACGCCTCATCCTGCGTCCGCTTCAGCTTGAAGACGCCGCCCGGACGCAACTTCTATTTCCCCACTGGGAGATCGTGCAGCACCTCAACGCCGTCGTCCCCTGGCCCTATCCGCCGGACGGTGCCTTTACCTTCTACCGCGATAGTGCACTCCCCGCCATCGCACGCAACGAGGAGTGGCATTGGACCCTCCGTCTCAAGTCAGACCCCGCCCTGCACATCGGCTCCATTTGCCTGACCCGGGCGGCAGAGGAGAATCGAGGCTTCTGGCTGGGCCAGCCGTGGCAGGGTCAGGGCCTGATGACGGAAGCGGCAGAAGCCGTAACGGAGTACTGGTTCGAAGTCCTCGGCATGCCGACTCTGCGAACGAAGAAGGCCGCCGCCAATCTCGCCTCCAGAAAGATATCGGAGCGTCTCGGCATGAGGTTCGTCGGCTTGCAGGAACACGACTTCGTAGCCGGCCGCCTCCCCGCAGAGACATGGGAGATCACCCGCGAAGAATGGAAGCAGCAAAGAGCAGCTCAGTACTGA
- a CDS encoding thiamine phosphate synthase — translation MLRYAITDRFLLGKGDTGRLIERCGALAQTGIDFILVREKDLPAGELVQLCRQIAAAAQGSATQILVSSRVDVALAAGVAGVHLSSQPGELTPAQVRQLMPSAFISVSCHSLEEIRRARLGGASAALFAPVFGKTIQGQEVSAAIGLDALRAACAEAAPMPVFALGGVTNENAASCGAAGAAGIAGIRIFYAA, via the coding sequence ATGCTTCGTTACGCCATCACAGACCGTTTCCTGCTTGGCAAGGGAGATACCGGGCGTCTGATCGAGCGTTGTGGGGCTCTGGCCCAAACCGGGATCGATTTCATTCTGGTCCGTGAAAAAGATCTTCCCGCCGGGGAGCTTGTGCAGCTCTGCCGCCAGATCGCAGCCGCCGCGCAAGGCTCCGCCACCCAGATCCTGGTCTCATCCCGCGTCGACGTGGCCCTCGCAGCCGGCGTGGCCGGCGTCCATCTCTCGTCGCAACCCGGCGAGCTCACCCCCGCCCAGGTCCGCCAGCTCATGCCCAGTGCCTTCATCAGCGTCTCCTGCCACTCGCTGGAAGAGATCCGCCGCGCCCGGCTCGGAGGAGCCTCCGCCGCCCTCTTCGCCCCCGTCTTCGGTAAAACCATCCAGGGCCAGGAGGTCTCAGCCGCCATCGGTCTTGATGCTCTTCGTGCAGCCTGCGCCGAAGCCGCTCCAATGCCCGTCTTCGCCCTGGGCGGAGTCACCAACGAAAACGCCGCGTCCTGCGGAGCCGCCGGAGCCGCAGGCATCGCCGGAATACGGATCTTCTATGCTGCCTGA
- a CDS encoding type II toxin-antitoxin system RelB/DinJ family antitoxin has product MATTALVVTMDESLDREASAVLAGIGFTVDQAVKLLLTQVVKEKCLPPSLHVPNQDTIDAMQELKDGGGEQFANVEDMLASLGI; this is encoded by the coding sequence ATGGCCACGACAGCATTAGTCGTCACAATGGATGAAAGCCTTGATCGTGAAGCATCGGCTGTTCTGGCTGGTATCGGCTTCACCGTCGACCAGGCCGTGAAGCTGTTGCTGACTCAAGTCGTCAAAGAGAAGTGCCTGCCTCCGTCGCTGCACGTTCCTAACCAGGACACCATCGACGCGATGCAGGAACTGAAAGACGGTGGCGGCGAGCAGTTTGCCAACGTTGAAGACATGCTGGCCAGCCTGGGCATTTAG